A single region of the Neotabrizicola shimadae genome encodes:
- a CDS encoding SDR family NAD(P)-dependent oxidoreductase codes for MSQRLALVTGASRGLGAALAEQLALRGWHVVAVARTVGGLEELDDRVKAAGLPGAGGLTLAPMDITNDDAMRHLCRSIYDRWGALHLWIHPAVHAAPLAPMGSLDQKDWEKSIATNVRATGMLIPMVEPLLRAGQGSALFLDDPRAGQKFFGAYGATKAAQIALARSWQAETARIGPRVLVETPAPMPTATRARFFPGEDRSALADPRQEAARLVGLI; via the coding sequence ATGTCCCAACGCCTTGCCCTCGTCACCGGAGCCTCGCGCGGCCTTGGCGCCGCCCTTGCCGAGCAGCTGGCGCTGCGCGGGTGGCACGTTGTCGCCGTCGCCCGAACCGTGGGCGGTCTGGAAGAGCTCGATGACCGGGTCAAGGCCGCTGGCCTGCCCGGCGCGGGCGGCCTGACCCTTGCGCCGATGGACATCACGAACGACGACGCCATGCGCCACCTCTGCCGCTCGATCTACGACCGGTGGGGTGCCCTGCACCTCTGGATCCATCCCGCCGTCCACGCGGCCCCACTCGCGCCGATGGGCTCGCTCGACCAGAAGGACTGGGAGAAATCCATCGCCACCAATGTCCGCGCCACCGGAATGCTGATCCCCATGGTCGAACCGCTCCTGCGCGCCGGCCAGGGCAGCGCGCTCTTCCTCGACGACCCCCGCGCGGGACAGAAGTTCTTCGGCGCCTATGGCGCCACCAAGGCCGCGCAGATCGCGCTGGCCCGCAGCTGGCAAGCCGAAACCGCCCGCATCGGCCCCCGCGTCCTGGTCGAAACCCCGGCGCCCATGCCCACCGCCACCCGCGCCCGCTTCTTCCCCGGCGAGGATCGCTCCGCCCTTGCCGACCCCCGGCAGGAAGCCGCGCGTCTCGTCGGCCTGATCTGA
- a CDS encoding iron chaperone: MTAAEVDAYLAGLPQDQRDALEDLRKRLKSRLPDHIECLSYAMPGFRQPGPKGKMVVGYAAFARHLGLYPHSGSVIPLIDCAPFKTSKSGVLFTPAHPLPDALLDAILRLRQDEIAAGYGRRG, translated from the coding sequence ATGACCGCGGCGGAGGTCGACGCCTATCTCGCCGGCCTCCCCCAGGACCAACGCGATGCGCTTGAAGACCTGCGCAAACGCCTGAAGTCCCGCCTGCCCGACCACATCGAATGTCTCAGCTATGCCATGCCCGGCTTCCGCCAGCCGGGGCCGAAGGGCAAGATGGTCGTGGGCTATGCCGCCTTTGCGCGGCACCTCGGTCTCTATCCCCATTCCGGCTCGGTCATCCCGCTGATCGACTGCGCCCCGTTCAAGACCTCGAAAAGCGGCGTGCTCTTCACCCCCGCCCACCCGCTGCCCGACGCGCTGCTCGACGCAATCCTGCGTCTCAGGCAGGACGAAATCGCCGCAGGCTACGGCCGACGCGGCTGA
- the purF gene encoding amidophosphoribosyltransferase: MRPFLSHPFDDDKLKEECGVFGVVGLADAANFVALGLHALQHRGQEAGGIVTYDPEDGFNSARRFGYVRDNFTKADVMATLPGSISIGHVRYSTAGSKGATAIRDVQPFFGEFSMGGCAIAHNGNLTNAAALRRELIERGSIFQSSSDSECIIHLMARSIQKTIAERIKDALRRVEGAFSVVAMTRTKLIGVRDPLGVRPLVLGRVGDSGWALSSETCGLDIIGADFVREIEPGEMVIIEGNKVESTRPFTPAPSRFCIFEQVYFSRPDSIIGGRSVYETRRQIGVELAREAPVEADLVCPVPDSGTPAAIGYSQESGIPYAMGIIRNQYMGRTFIEPTESIRNMGVRLKLNVNRALIKGKRVILVDDSVVRGTTSRKIKDMILEAGAAEVHFRIASPPTAWPCFYGVDTPERSKLLAATMSEDEMRDWIGVDSLKFISLDGLYRAAGEAAGRDPKAPRFCDACFSGDYPVAPFDKIEEGFQMKAAE; this comes from the coding sequence ATGCGCCCGTTCCTCTCCCACCCCTTCGATGACGACAAGCTCAAGGAAGAGTGTGGCGTCTTCGGCGTGGTGGGCCTCGCCGATGCCGCGAACTTCGTGGCCCTCGGTCTCCATGCGCTGCAACATCGCGGCCAGGAAGCGGGTGGCATCGTCACCTATGACCCGGAAGACGGCTTCAACTCGGCCCGCCGCTTCGGCTACGTGCGCGACAACTTCACCAAGGCCGATGTGATGGCAACCCTGCCAGGCTCCATCTCCATCGGCCATGTCCGCTATTCCACCGCCGGCTCCAAGGGCGCGACGGCCATTCGCGACGTGCAGCCCTTCTTCGGCGAATTCTCGATGGGCGGCTGCGCCATCGCGCACAACGGCAACCTCACCAATGCGGCGGCACTCCGCCGGGAACTGATCGAGCGTGGCTCGATCTTCCAGTCCTCATCCGACAGCGAATGCATCATCCACCTGATGGCGCGGTCGATCCAGAAGACCATCGCCGAACGCATCAAGGACGCGCTGCGCCGGGTCGAAGGCGCCTTCTCGGTCGTCGCCATGACGCGCACGAAACTCATCGGCGTGCGCGATCCCCTGGGCGTGCGCCCGCTGGTCCTGGGCCGCGTGGGCGATTCCGGTTGGGCACTCTCGTCGGAAACTTGCGGTCTCGACATCATCGGCGCCGACTTCGTGCGGGAAATCGAACCGGGCGAGATGGTCATCATCGAAGGCAACAAGGTCGAAAGCACCCGCCCCTTCACGCCCGCCCCCTCGCGCTTCTGCATCTTCGAACAGGTCTATTTCTCGCGCCCCGACAGCATCATCGGCGGCCGCTCGGTCTATGAAACCCGCCGCCAGATCGGCGTGGAACTGGCGCGCGAAGCGCCGGTCGAGGCCGATCTCGTCTGCCCCGTGCCAGATTCGGGCACACCGGCCGCCATCGGCTACAGCCAGGAAAGCGGCATCCCCTATGCCATGGGGATCATCCGCAACCAGTACATGGGCCGCACCTTCATCGAGCCCACGGAATCCATCCGCAACATGGGTGTCCGGCTCAAGCTCAACGTCAACCGCGCACTGATCAAGGGCAAGCGGGTGATCCTGGTGGACGATTCGGTCGTGCGCGGCACCACCAGCCGCAAGATCAAGGACATGATCCTCGAAGCCGGCGCGGCAGAGGTGCACTTCCGCATCGCCTCGCCCCCAACCGCCTGGCCCTGCTTCTATGGCGTCGATACGCCCGAACGGTCCAAGCTTCTCGCCGCCACCATGTCCGAAGACGAGATGCGCGACTGGATCGGTGTGGACAGCCTGAAGTTCATCTCGCTCGACGGATTGTACCGCGCCGCCGGCGAAGCCGCGGGCCGCGACCCAAAGGCCCCCCGCTTCTGCGACGCCTGCTTCTCGGGCGACTACCCGGTGGCACCCTTCGACAAGATCGAGGAAGGCTTCCAGATGAAGGCTGCGGAATGA
- a CDS encoding CvpA family protein, producing MDGFTLIDAVVAGIIVLSAVLAYSRGLVREVLAIAGWVGAAVLAFVFAPAAEPLVREAPVIGDFLGDSCELSVIAAFAAVFAIGLVIAALFTPLFSSVVQRSVLGGLDQALGFLFGVLRGVVLVAIAFLVYDRAVAANTVPMVDDSRSAKVFASFQAKIDENVPEDAPGWIVRQYEALVASCPAPGTPVAPAAPAEPAAEPAPVEPAPAPGN from the coding sequence ATGGACGGTTTCACCCTCATCGACGCGGTGGTCGCGGGCATCATCGTGCTCTCGGCCGTGCTCGCCTATTCGCGCGGCCTGGTGCGCGAGGTTCTGGCGATCGCGGGCTGGGTCGGTGCCGCCGTGCTCGCCTTCGTCTTCGCCCCCGCGGCCGAGCCTCTGGTGCGCGAGGCTCCGGTGATCGGCGATTTCCTGGGCGACAGCTGCGAACTGTCGGTGATCGCCGCCTTCGCCGCCGTCTTCGCCATCGGCCTCGTCATCGCCGCGCTCTTCACGCCGCTTTTTTCCTCGGTGGTGCAGCGCTCGGTCCTCGGCGGGCTCGACCAGGCGCTCGGCTTCCTCTTCGGCGTACTGCGCGGCGTGGTCCTGGTGGCCATCGCCTTCCTCGTTTATGACCGCGCCGTCGCCGCCAACACCGTGCCCATGGTGGACGACTCGCGCTCGGCCAAGGTCTTCGCCTCGTTCCAGGCCAAGATCGACGAAAACGTGCCCGAAGACGCCCCCGGCTGGATCGTCCGCCAGTACGAGGCGCTGGTCGCCTCCTGCCCCGCGCCAGGCACCCCGGTCGCCCCGGCCGCGCCTGCGGAACCGGCAGCAGAACCTGCCCCGGTCGAACCCGCGCCCGCCCCCGGCAACTGA
- the radA gene encoding DNA repair protein RadA — MARPAASFTCTACGAVHRKWAGRCDACGAWNSIVEEAPLSAGPKGPTLKGRSIALSDLSTAEPPPPRIASGLSELDRVLGGGLVPASAILVGGDPGIGKSTLLLQATAAYARRGLSCLYISGEEASAQVRMRAARLGLSDAPVKLAAETSLRDILTTLDAERPGLAIIDSIQTMWLDSVEAAPGSVSQVRAAAHELVTFAKRRGVAVILVGHVTKDGQIAGPRVVEHMVDCVLYFEGERGHQFRILRAVKNRFGPADEIGVFEMTGAGLSEVTNPSALFLSERGAPTAGSAVFAGIEGTRPVLTEIQALVAPSPLGTPRRTVVGLDSGRLSTILAVLEARCGIPFAGLDVFLNVAGGLRVTEPAADVAVAAALLSAREDVAIPPDTVLFGEISLSGALRPVGQTENRLKEASKLGFSRAIAPSRSKTGEHPGITVTEMPDLTAMVGQMFGAG, encoded by the coding sequence ATGGCCAGGCCAGCCGCCAGCTTCACCTGCACCGCCTGCGGCGCCGTCCATCGCAAATGGGCGGGCCGCTGCGACGCCTGCGGCGCCTGGAACTCCATCGTGGAAGAGGCGCCCCTCTCCGCCGGACCCAAGGGCCCCACGCTGAAGGGCCGCAGCATCGCGCTGTCCGACCTCTCGACCGCCGAACCGCCCCCGCCCCGCATCGCCTCGGGCCTGTCCGAACTGGACCGCGTGCTCGGCGGCGGCCTCGTCCCCGCCTCGGCCATCCTCGTCGGCGGCGATCCCGGCATCGGCAAGTCCACGCTCCTTTTGCAGGCCACCGCGGCTTACGCCCGCCGCGGCCTGTCCTGCCTCTACATCTCGGGCGAGGAAGCCTCGGCCCAGGTGCGGATGCGCGCCGCGCGGCTCGGCCTCTCGGACGCCCCGGTGAAACTCGCGGCTGAGACCAGCCTGCGCGACATCCTCACCACGCTCGATGCCGAACGCCCCGGCCTCGCCATCATCGATTCGATCCAGACCATGTGGCTCGATTCGGTCGAGGCCGCGCCCGGCTCGGTCTCCCAGGTCCGCGCCGCCGCGCACGAGCTTGTCACCTTCGCCAAGCGGCGCGGCGTGGCGGTCATCCTCGTGGGCCACGTCACCAAGGACGGCCAGATCGCCGGCCCCCGCGTGGTGGAACACATGGTCGACTGCGTCCTCTATTTCGAGGGGGAGCGCGGCCACCAGTTCCGCATCCTGCGCGCGGTGAAGAACCGCTTCGGCCCCGCCGACGAGATCGGCGTGTTCGAGATGACGGGCGCGGGCCTGTCCGAGGTCACCAACCCCTCCGCGCTCTTCCTCTCCGAACGCGGCGCCCCCACCGCCGGCTCTGCCGTCTTCGCCGGCATCGAAGGAACGCGCCCGGTCCTGACCGAAATCCAGGCCCTCGTTGCTCCTTCACCCCTCGGCACCCCGCGCCGCACCGTCGTCGGGCTCGACTCCGGCCGCCTCTCCACCATTCTCGCCGTGCTCGAGGCGCGCTGCGGCATCCCCTTCGCGGGGCTGGATGTCTTCCTCAACGTCGCCGGCGGCTTGCGAGTCACCGAACCCGCCGCCGATGTCGCCGTGGCGGCGGCCCTCCTGTCGGCGCGAGAGGATGTGGCAATTCCGCCAGATACCGTGCTTTTCGGCGAGATCAGCCTCTCGGGCGCGCTGCGCCCCGTGGGCCAGACCGAAAACCGGTTGAAAGAGGCGTCGAAACTTGGTTTCTCACGGGCCATTGCGCCGTCCCGGTCAAAAACCGGCGAGCATCCGGGCATCACAGTCACGGAAATGCCCGATCTGACGGCGATGGTCGGACAGATGTTCGGGGCGGGCTGA
- the tyrS gene encoding tyrosine--tRNA ligase, translated as MTYHPKSDFLRVMIERGFLADCTDYQGLDEALVKGVVPAYIGYDATAPSLHVGHLMNIMVLRWLQKTGHKPITLMGGGTTKVGDPSFRSEERPLLTPEKIDENIAGLKQVFARYLSYGGGATDAIMLNNAEWLDGLNYLDFLRDIGRHFSVNRMLSFESVKSRLDREQSLSFLEFNYMILQAYDFLEIHRRYGCLLQMGGSDQWGNIINGIDLTRRVIDKEIFGLTTPLLTTSDGRKMGKSASGAVWLNGEMLSPYEFWQFWRNTTDADVGRFLKIFTELPVEECDRLGALEGSEINQAKILLANIATTLLHGEEAARAAEATAREVFEKGGIGDDLPTVTLHAADVMDGISLAQLFVRAGLAKSGKDAKRLIAEGGARMNDDLVSDPSKVLHAGELADPVKLTAGRKRHALVVLE; from the coding sequence ATGACCTACCACCCCAAATCCGATTTCCTGCGCGTGATGATCGAGCGCGGCTTCCTGGCCGATTGCACCGATTATCAGGGCCTCGACGAGGCGCTGGTCAAGGGGGTGGTGCCTGCCTACATCGGTTACGACGCCACGGCGCCCAGCCTGCATGTCGGCCACCTGATGAACATCATGGTCTTGCGCTGGCTGCAAAAGACCGGACACAAGCCGATCACGCTCATGGGCGGCGGCACGACCAAGGTGGGCGATCCCTCCTTCCGGTCCGAGGAGCGCCCGCTGCTCACGCCGGAAAAGATCGACGAGAACATCGCCGGCCTGAAGCAGGTTTTCGCGCGCTACCTCTCCTACGGCGGTGGCGCGACCGATGCCATCATGCTGAACAATGCCGAATGGCTGGACGGGCTGAACTACCTCGATTTCCTGCGCGACATCGGCCGGCATTTCAGCGTCAACCGGATGCTGTCCTTTGAATCGGTGAAGTCCCGGCTCGACCGCGAACAGTCGCTCAGCTTCCTCGAATTCAACTACATGATCCTGCAGGCCTACGACTTCCTGGAAATCCACCGCCGCTACGGCTGCCTGCTGCAGATGGGCGGGTCGGACCAGTGGGGCAACATCATCAACGGCATCGACCTGACGCGACGGGTGATCGACAAGGAAATCTTCGGCCTCACCACGCCGCTTCTGACCACCTCCGACGGCCGCAAGATGGGCAAGTCGGCCTCGGGCGCGGTCTGGCTCAACGGCGAGATGCTGTCGCCCTACGAATTCTGGCAATTCTGGCGCAACACCACCGATGCCGACGTGGGCCGGTTCCTGAAGATCTTCACCGAACTCCCGGTCGAGGAATGCGATCGCCTGGGTGCCCTGGAAGGGTCCGAGATCAACCAGGCCAAGATCCTGCTCGCCAACATCGCCACCACGCTCCTGCACGGGGAAGAGGCGGCAAGGGCCGCCGAGGCCACGGCGCGCGAGGTCTTCGAAAAGGGCGGCATCGGCGACGACCTGCCCACGGTCACGCTCCATGCGGCGGATGTCATGGACGGCATCTCGCTGGCCCAGCTCTTCGTGCGCGCGGGCCTCGCAAAATCGGGCAAGGACGCCAAGCGGCTGATCGCCGAAGGCGGCGCGCGGATGAACGACGATCTGGTCAGCGACCCGTCGAAGGTGCTGCACGCGGGCGAACTGGCCGATCCGGTGAAGCTGACCGCAGGCCGCAAGCGCCACGCCCTGGTGGTGCTGGAGTGA
- a CDS encoding anhydro-N-acetylmuramic acid kinase yields the protein MLRGGAVWALGTMSGTSLDGVDAAMLLTDGSRVLEFGPTAYRPYSEAERAVIRATFGRWPGEPGVAEAAEVVETAHAELMARFSGVEIAGFHGQTLAHEPRGRGTHQAGNGALLAEVLGMPVVWDFRSSDVELGGQGAPLAPFYHHALARHAGEALPVAFLNLGGVGNVTWVDPRHAAPEEPGALLAFDTGPANAPVNDLMLARLGQAQDEGGALAAAGRVDAAVVTAFLEHPYFYRMPPKSLDRNDFHGILDAVRELSDADAAATLVAAAAAAVARGAEHFPAPVARVLVTGGGRRNAAMMEALASRMAAEVQPVEALGFDGDMLEAQAFAYLAVRVARGLPTSAPGTTGVAAAVGGGKVSRPGESA from the coding sequence ATGCTGAGGGGCGGCGCGGTCTGGGCGCTTGGCACGATGTCGGGCACCTCGCTGGACGGGGTGGATGCGGCGATGCTGCTGACCGATGGCAGCCGGGTGCTTGAATTCGGTCCCACGGCCTATCGCCCCTATTCCGAGGCCGAGCGGGCGGTGATCCGGGCGACCTTCGGACGCTGGCCGGGCGAGCCGGGCGTGGCCGAGGCGGCGGAAGTGGTGGAGACCGCCCATGCAGAGCTGATGGCGCGGTTTTCCGGGGTGGAGATCGCGGGGTTCCATGGCCAGACCCTGGCGCATGAGCCGCGCGGGCGCGGCACGCATCAGGCGGGCAATGGCGCTCTGCTGGCCGAGGTGCTGGGGATGCCGGTGGTCTGGGACTTCCGGTCGTCCGATGTGGAACTGGGCGGGCAGGGCGCGCCGCTGGCGCCCTTCTATCACCATGCGCTCGCCCGCCATGCCGGCGAGGCGCTGCCGGTGGCTTTCCTGAACTTGGGCGGCGTGGGCAATGTTACCTGGGTGGACCCGCGCCATGCCGCGCCCGAGGAGCCGGGAGCGTTGCTGGCCTTTGACACGGGGCCGGCCAATGCGCCGGTGAATGACCTGATGCTGGCGCGGCTTGGGCAGGCGCAGGATGAAGGCGGCGCGCTGGCGGCTGCGGGCCGGGTGGATGCGGCGGTCGTGACGGCCTTTCTGGAACATCCGTATTTCTACCGGATGCCGCCGAAATCCCTGGATCGCAACGACTTCCACGGCATTCTTGATGCCGTGCGCGAATTGTCCGACGCCGACGCCGCGGCGACGCTGGTGGCGGCTGCGGCGGCGGCCGTGGCGCGGGGGGCTGAGCATTTCCCTGCCCCCGTGGCGCGGGTGCTGGTGACGGGCGGGGGGCGGCGCAACGCGGCGATGATGGAGGCGCTGGCGAGCCGCATGGCGGCCGAAGTGCAGCCGGTCGAGGCCCTTGGCTTCGATGGCGACATGCTGGAGGCGCAGGCTTTTGCCTATCTCGCTGTGCGCGTGGCGCGGGGACTGCCGACCTCTGCCCCCGGCACGACCGGCGTTGCAGCGGCGGTCGGGGGCGGCAAAGTGAGCCGGCCGGGAGAGAGCGCGTGA
- a CDS encoding sulfotransferase family protein, with product MNAPVPSSWRLRDAPLNWAAHSLLPFYRRFPYAGQMPITKVDPRGVVIPTERVFYNRIPKAANSTVVAELAAQSAYRPLLERGTDAKSRFPRPSLMGRAMVEDLARDWFTCTLVRHPVTRTLSAYLDKIAGRTMQSRLFYRWFGTEREPSFTDFCRYLQAGGLWHDMHWAPQSGILLLPLERFDLIGRFERLEADLGRIVTLGFGPDHRLVFRRAGPGPTGAGERAATLVTDEARDILARLYAEDFRAFGYDPAA from the coding sequence GTGAACGCCCCGGTTCCGTCGTCCTGGCGGCTGCGCGATGCGCCGCTGAACTGGGCCGCGCACAGCCTTCTGCCCTTCTACCGGCGCTTTCCCTATGCCGGGCAGATGCCGATCACCAAGGTCGATCCGCGCGGCGTGGTGATCCCGACCGAGCGGGTCTTCTACAACCGGATTCCCAAGGCTGCCAATTCCACCGTGGTGGCGGAACTGGCAGCGCAAAGCGCCTATCGCCCGCTTCTGGAGCGCGGGACCGATGCGAAATCTCGCTTTCCCCGGCCTTCGCTCATGGGCCGGGCGATGGTGGAGGATCTGGCGCGCGACTGGTTCACCTGCACGCTGGTACGGCATCCGGTGACGCGGACGCTGTCGGCCTATCTAGACAAGATCGCCGGCCGGACCATGCAGTCACGCCTGTTCTACCGCTGGTTCGGCACCGAGCGGGAGCCGAGCTTTACCGACTTCTGCCGCTATTTGCAGGCGGGCGGGTTGTGGCACGACATGCATTGGGCGCCGCAAAGCGGGATTCTGCTGTTGCCGCTGGAGCGGTTCGACCTGATCGGCCGGTTCGAGCGGCTGGAAGCGGATCTGGGGCGCATCGTGACCCTGGGCTTCGGGCCGGATCACCGGCTGGTGTTCCGCCGCGCTGGGCCGGGGCCGACCGGGGCGGGCGAACGCGCCGCGACCCTGGTGACGGACGAGGCGCGGGACATCCTTGCCCGCCTGTATGCCGAGGATTTCCGCGCCTTCGGTTACGATCCGGCGGCCTGA
- the rarD gene encoding EamA family transporter RarD, producing MSLKPNEDSPKGLALAILAYVLWGFLPFYMKALAHIPPPEVIAHRVIWSVPIAGAVLWYTGRTADLGRALRTPRMLGMGAITAALISVNWGIYVWAIGSGHALDAALGYYINPLFSVFLGALLLGERLTRIQMAAIALAGLAVAILTWDAGRLPVVALGLTVTWGFYAYFKKSLPIGPNQGFLLEVLLLTPFAIAYIAWLAATGQSHFTASTTDTLLLVGCGLVTAGPLMIYANGAKLLRLSTIGILQYIAPTMIFLIAVFVFGEPFGQARMIAFPMIWAALVLYTGSMLHSARRQAAGS from the coding sequence ATGAGCCTGAAGCCCAACGAAGACAGCCCCAAGGGGCTGGCCCTGGCAATCCTTGCCTATGTCCTGTGGGGCTTCCTGCCCTTCTACATGAAGGCGCTGGCCCACATCCCGCCGCCCGAGGTCATCGCCCACCGCGTCATCTGGTCGGTCCCGATCGCGGGCGCGGTGCTGTGGTACACCGGCCGCACCGCCGACCTTGGCCGCGCGCTCCGCACCCCGCGGATGCTGGGCATGGGCGCGATCACCGCGGCGCTGATCTCGGTCAACTGGGGCATCTATGTCTGGGCGATCGGCTCGGGCCATGCGCTGGATGCAGCACTTGGCTATTACATCAACCCGCTCTTCTCGGTCTTCCTGGGCGCGCTTCTCCTCGGCGAAAGGCTCACCCGCATCCAGATGGCCGCCATCGCCCTGGCCGGGCTCGCCGTGGCCATCCTCACCTGGGATGCCGGCCGCCTGCCCGTCGTGGCGCTTGGCCTGACCGTGACCTGGGGCTTCTACGCCTATTTCAAGAAGTCCCTGCCCATCGGCCCGAACCAGGGATTCCTCTTGGAAGTCCTGCTGCTGACCCCCTTCGCCATCGCCTACATCGCCTGGCTGGCGGCCACCGGACAAAGCCACTTCACCGCCAGCACCACCGACACGCTCCTGCTGGTGGGCTGCGGCCTCGTCACCGCCGGGCCGCTGATGATCTATGCCAACGGCGCCAAACTGCTGCGGCTTTCGACCATCGGCATCCTGCAATACATCGCGCCGACCATGATCTTCCTGATCGCGGTCTTCGTCTTCGGCGAGCCCTTCGGCCAGGCCCGCATGATCGCCTTCCCGATGATCTGGGCGGCGCTGGTGCTTTACACCGGCTCGATGCTGCACAGCGCGCGGCGTCAGGCCGCCGGATCGTAA
- a CDS encoding NAD(P)/FAD-dependent oxidoreductase — translation MAEHVLVVGAGLIGAGVARALARGGARVTVVEAGVPASLASGRSFGWINASFFLNEDHFRLRLAGMAAHRRLEAALPGTGHRWSGCFWWEDQGAGFDRMAAELIRLGYAVEEVTCRWLAGREPALALLPDRALWFPDEGAVDPAHLARVLLADAAAAGALVLTGCPVLGLVRRGDAVAGVRTAQGVIAADRVVLATGVATAGLLAAERIAFPMLRRPGAMVRTQALPPVLSAILASDGPEVRQEASGHILCPTSAAHQGDTAEAITTPPAELAAATIARLRAMFPGLDLRLHSLMMAERPVPGDGLPAVGPVPGLAGLWMAVLHSGVTLGPLVAEGLAAEMLEGRVLPEWAPFRPDRLISRGS, via the coding sequence ATGGCAGAGCATGTTCTTGTGGTGGGCGCCGGGCTGATCGGCGCGGGTGTCGCGCGGGCGCTGGCGCGAGGCGGGGCGCGGGTGACGGTGGTGGAGGCGGGCGTGCCGGCCTCGCTCGCCTCGGGGCGCAGCTTCGGCTGGATCAACGCGAGCTTCTTCCTGAACGAGGATCATTTCCGCCTGCGCCTGGCCGGCATGGCGGCGCACCGGCGGCTGGAGGCGGCGCTGCCCGGCACGGGGCATCGCTGGAGCGGCTGCTTTTGGTGGGAGGATCAGGGCGCGGGCTTCGACCGCATGGCGGCAGAGCTGATCCGGCTGGGGTATGCGGTGGAGGAGGTGACGTGCCGCTGGCTGGCCGGGCGGGAGCCGGCGCTGGCTTTGCTGCCGGACCGCGCGCTGTGGTTCCCCGATGAGGGTGCAGTCGATCCGGCGCATCTGGCGCGGGTGTTGCTGGCCGATGCCGCGGCGGCGGGGGCCCTGGTGCTGACTGGCTGCCCGGTGCTGGGGCTGGTGCGGCGGGGCGATGCGGTGGCGGGGGTGCGGACGGCGCAGGGCGTCATCGCCGCCGACCGGGTGGTGCTGGCCACGGGCGTGGCGACGGCGGGCCTGCTGGCAGCGGAGCGCATTGCCTTTCCCATGCTGCGCCGGCCCGGCGCGATGGTGCGTACCCAGGCGCTGCCGCCGGTCTTATCGGCGATCCTCGCCTCGGATGGCCCCGAGGTGCGGCAGGAGGCGAGCGGGCACATCCTCTGCCCGACCTCTGCCGCGCATCAGGGCGATACCGCCGAGGCCATCACCACGCCCCCCGCCGAACTGGCCGCCGCGACCATTGCGCGGCTGCGCGCGATGTTCCCCGGCCTCGACCTGCGGCTGCATTCGCTGATGATGGCGGAGCGGCCGGTGCCGGGCGACGGGTTGCCTGCCGTTGGGCCGGTGCCGGGGCTGGCGGGCCTGTGGATGGCGGTCCTGCATTCCGGCGTGACGCTCGGGCCGCTGGTGGCCGAAGGGTTGGCGGCCGAGATGCTGGAGGGCCGGGTGCTGCCCGAATGGGCGCCGTTCCGGCCCGACCGGCTGATCAGCCGGGGATCGTGA
- a CDS encoding cupin domain-containing protein produces MPQDPDALIAALELQPHPEGGWYRETWKGPEVNGRATGTAILFLLKAGERSHWHRVDADEIWLWHAGAPLTLSLSASDDGPARHVQLGPDVLAGQSPQIVVPAHHWQAAESLGAFTLVSCTVSPGFRFEGFTLAAPGFTIPG; encoded by the coding sequence ATGCCGCAAGACCCCGACGCGCTGATCGCCGCGCTTGAGCTTCAGCCCCATCCCGAAGGCGGCTGGTATCGGGAAACCTGGAAAGGCCCCGAAGTGAACGGCCGCGCCACCGGAACCGCCATCCTGTTCCTGCTGAAGGCGGGCGAGCGCAGCCACTGGCACCGCGTCGATGCTGATGAGATCTGGCTCTGGCACGCCGGCGCGCCCCTCACGCTTTCGCTTTCGGCCAGCGACGATGGCCCCGCCCGGCATGTGCAGCTTGGCCCCGATGTGCTGGCCGGCCAGTCGCCGCAGATCGTCGTTCCGGCGCATCACTGGCAGGCGGCGGAAAGCCTCGGCGCCTTCACGCTGGTCAGTTGCACCGTCTCGCCCGGCTTCCGCTTCGAGGGCTTCACCCTCGCCGCCCCCGGCTTCACGATCCCCGGCTGA
- a CDS encoding rRNA large subunit pseudouridine synthase E has protein sequence MPRLILLNKPYDVLCQFTDGEGRKTLADFVPVKGVYAAGRLDRDSEGLVVLTDDGRLQARISDPAHKAPKTYLVQVEGTVSEDALQTLCRGVTLNDGPTRPAQARTIAEPPGLWPRVPPIRVRKSVPDAWIELTLTEGRNRQVRRMTAAVGLPTLRLIRWSVGDWSLDGLAPGQWRDIPLPGAPDAARPRRADRRA, from the coding sequence ATGCCCCGCCTGATCCTCCTCAACAAGCCCTATGACGTGCTCTGCCAGTTCACCGATGGCGAGGGGCGCAAGACCCTGGCCGATTTCGTGCCGGTGAAGGGCGTCTATGCCGCCGGGCGGCTGGACCGCGACAGCGAGGGGTTGGTGGTGCTGACCGACGATGGCCGCCTTCAGGCCCGCATCAGCGACCCCGCCCACAAGGCGCCCAAGACCTATCTCGTTCAGGTCGAGGGGACGGTCAGCGAAGACGCCCTCCAGACTCTGTGCAGGGGCGTGACCCTGAACGACGGCCCCACCCGCCCGGCCCAGGCCCGCACCATTGCCGAGCCGCCGGGTCTTTGGCCGCGTGTGCCGCCGATCCGGGTCCGCAAATCCGTGCCCGATGCCTGGATCGAACTCACCCTCACCGAAGGCCGCAACCGGCAGGTCCGCCGCATGACCGCGGCCGTAGGCCTGCCCACCCTGCGCCTGATCCGCTGGTCGGTGGGCGACTGGTCGCTGGACGGCCTCGCCCCCGGCCAGTGGCGCGACATTCCCCTGCCCGGAGCCCCCGATGCCGCAAGACCCCGACGCGCTGATCGCCGCGCTTGA